A genome region from Haloarcula ordinaria includes the following:
- a CDS encoding hemolysin family protein, with the protein MVFDPLVSLPTLQSVPGIGVVPDSAILVAGAVMIVVLTLLSAFFSSSEIAMFSLPAHRTEALVEDGIPGAETLKELKADPHRLLVTILVGNNLVNIAMSSIATGLLAIYFTQGEAVAIATFGITALVLLFGESAPKSYAVENTESWALTIARPLKLAEKVLIPLVVLFDYLSRQVNRITGGRSAIETSYVTREEIRDIIETGEREGVLDEEERQMLQRTLRFNDTIAKEVMTPRLDMTAVAKEDTVEEAIETCIHSGHARVPVYEGSLDNVIGVVHIRDLVRDLNYGEAVPEDVMLEDLIQPTLHVPESKNVDDLLTEMRAERLHMVIVIDEFGTTEGLVTMEDLTEEIVGEILEGEEEEPIEYVGEDSVVVKGEVNVEEVNEALGLELPEGEEFETIAGFIFNRAGRLVEAGEVISYDGVEIRVEQVENTRIMKAGVVSLDDGETDSQAADTEPATD; encoded by the coding sequence ATGGTCTTCGACCCACTAGTGTCGTTGCCGACACTCCAGTCCGTCCCAGGCATCGGTGTCGTCCCCGATAGTGCCATCCTCGTTGCCGGAGCAGTCATGATCGTTGTACTCACCCTGCTCTCGGCGTTTTTCTCCTCCTCGGAGATCGCGATGTTCTCGCTACCGGCCCACCGTACCGAGGCGCTGGTCGAAGACGGCATCCCCGGTGCGGAGACGCTCAAGGAACTGAAAGCCGACCCACACCGCTTGCTCGTGACAATCCTGGTCGGGAACAACCTGGTCAACATCGCGATGTCCTCGATTGCGACGGGATTGCTCGCGATATACTTCACGCAAGGCGAGGCGGTCGCCATCGCCACCTTCGGTATCACCGCCCTGGTGCTGTTGTTCGGCGAGAGCGCGCCGAAGAGCTACGCTGTCGAGAACACGGAGTCGTGGGCGCTGACCATCGCCCGGCCACTGAAACTCGCCGAGAAGGTACTCATTCCGCTCGTCGTGCTGTTCGACTACCTCTCCCGGCAGGTCAACCGGATTACGGGCGGTCGGTCCGCCATCGAGACCTCGTATGTCACCCGCGAGGAGATACGGGATATCATCGAGACGGGCGAACGCGAGGGCGTCCTGGACGAAGAGGAGCGCCAGATGCTCCAGCGCACCCTGCGCTTCAACGACACCATTGCCAAAGAGGTGATGACACCCCGGCTGGATATGACCGCCGTCGCGAAGGAGGACACCGTCGAGGAAGCCATAGAGACCTGCATCCACAGCGGCCACGCCAGGGTACCAGTCTACGAAGGGAGTCTGGACAACGTCATCGGCGTCGTGCACATCCGTGACCTCGTTCGCGACCTCAACTACGGTGAGGCCGTCCCCGAGGACGTGATGCTCGAGGACCTTATCCAGCCGACGCTGCACGTCCCCGAGTCGAAGAACGTCGACGACCTGCTGACCGAGATGCGCGCCGAACGTCTGCATATGGTCATCGTCATCGACGAGTTCGGGACGACCGAAGGTCTGGTGACGATGGAAGACCTCACCGAGGAGATCGTCGGAGAGATCCTCGAAGGAGAAGAAGAAGAGCCCATCGAGTACGTCGGGGAGGACTCCGTCGTGGTCAAGGGCGAAGTCAACGTCGAAGAGGTCAACGAGGCACTCGGCCTCGAGTTGCCGGAAGGGGAGGAGTTCGAGACCATCGCGGGCTTCATTTTCAACCGCGCGGGCCGTCTCGTCGAGGCCGGCGAGGTCATCTCGTACGACGGGGTCGAGATTCGGGTCGAACAGGTCGAGAACACCCGTATCATGAAGGCCGGAGTGGTTTCGCTCGACGACGGCGAAACCGACTCCCAGGCAGCCGACACCGAGCCGGCGACAGACTAG
- a CDS encoding ABC transporter permease, with product MSAPDIPSAVWNVFPNERKARMRYERFRRVLLDMLENPLTVAGMIIVFSFFLLAILAPILEPATGNDPYQMPRNFEALRQPPLTDGYLLGTTETGGDLLYGIVWGSRLTIAISLTVVLSTTIVGCALGGIAGYVGGWVDEVIMRVVDAMISIPALVWAIAVVTALGPSIPNIIIGLSTMLWGTYARIMRGEVIHVKNEEYIEAAKVVGDGHRVIFLREVIPNAIPPIFVQSTLYFGKVVLIAASVSFIGLAPPGLAEWGVLVSQGQQGLLAGRWWGSFFPGFAIFLWAFGWNIIGDGLRDVLDPRTQVE from the coding sequence ATGTCAGCACCAGATATCCCATCGGCGGTTTGGAACGTCTTCCCGAACGAACGCAAAGCCCGGATGCGTTACGAGCGGTTCCGGCGCGTCCTGCTCGACATGCTGGAGAACCCGTTGACGGTGGCCGGGATGATCATCGTCTTCTCGTTCTTCCTGCTGGCGATACTGGCGCCGATCCTCGAACCGGCCACCGGGAACGACCCGTACCAGATGCCCCGGAACTTCGAGGCGCTGCGCCAGCCGCCGTTGACAGACGGCTACCTCCTCGGGACGACTGAGACCGGTGGCGACCTGCTGTACGGCATCGTGTGGGGGTCGCGACTGACCATCGCGATCTCCCTCACCGTCGTCCTCTCGACCACCATCGTCGGCTGCGCCCTCGGCGGCATCGCCGGCTACGTCGGCGGCTGGGTCGACGAAGTCATCATGCGCGTCGTCGACGCGATGATCTCCATCCCCGCCCTCGTCTGGGCTATCGCCGTCGTCACGGCGCTCGGCCCGTCGATTCCGAACATCATCATCGGGCTCTCGACGATGCTGTGGGGGACCTACGCCCGCATCATGCGCGGCGAGGTCATCCACGTGAAAAACGAGGAGTACATCGAGGCGGCGAAAGTCGTCGGTGACGGACACCGGGTCATCTTCCTCCGGGAGGTCATCCCCAACGCCATCCCGCCGATCTTCGTCCAGTCGACGCTGTACTTCGGGAAAGTCGTCCTCATCGCCGCGTCCGTCTCGTTCATCGGACTCGCACCGCCTGGCCTGGCCGAGTGGGGCGTGCTCGTCTCGCAGGGCCAGCAGGGGCTGCTCGCCGGTCGCTGGTGGGGTTCGTTCTTCCCCGGCTTCGCCATCTTCCTGTGGGCGTTCGGGTGGAACATCATCGGCGACGGCCTCCGGGACGTCCTGGACCCGCGTACGCAGGTCGAATAA
- a CDS encoding ABC transporter ATP-binding protein — MSKAEEVVTTEGLLAERDGTEHVVMQGHGIRRYYPITGGALKRHVGDVRAVDGVDFRITRGETLGLVGESGCGKSTLGRLLVGLDEPTDGTLYFDVPREDADEVADLEAKSADERTSEEENRLESLRSEYAVGRMKGKTAKEFRRNAQFVFQNPSGSLNPRKLIRDTVSRPLELHTDLKGDELDEEVVELLERVGLGADFLYRYPHQLSGGQKQRVAIARAIATNPEFVVLDEPTSALDVSVQAQILNLLNRLQDELELTYLCISHDLSVIRHLSDRVYVMYLGRIAEKANNDDLFERAKHPYTEALLSSSPSIESDQTIELAGDVPDPEEPPTGCRFHTRCHKAEKFCGWSGRDLYNLIKRRKEQHDAVGAIWEALDDIENDGFDTTFKFSKSPDEFLSHLRGETDALGPHQPVLFEAMTDLRQNGNSVDVSFTQIDPPTLTEDDPGHEVSCYLYD; from the coding sequence ATGAGTAAGGCAGAAGAAGTCGTGACGACGGAGGGGCTCCTCGCCGAACGCGACGGGACCGAGCACGTCGTCATGCAAGGGCACGGAATCAGACGGTACTACCCGATCACGGGTGGGGCGCTGAAGCGCCACGTGGGCGACGTGAGAGCCGTCGACGGGGTCGACTTCCGCATCACGCGGGGCGAGACCCTGGGACTCGTCGGGGAGTCGGGCTGTGGGAAGTCGACGCTCGGTCGACTCCTCGTGGGGCTCGACGAACCGACCGACGGGACGCTCTACTTCGACGTCCCACGGGAGGACGCAGACGAAGTCGCGGACCTGGAGGCGAAATCGGCCGACGAGCGGACGTCCGAGGAAGAGAACCGACTCGAATCGCTCCGATCGGAGTACGCCGTCGGGCGGATGAAGGGCAAGACCGCGAAAGAGTTCCGACGCAACGCGCAGTTCGTCTTCCAGAACCCGAGCGGGTCGCTGAACCCGCGGAAGCTCATCCGGGACACGGTGAGCCGGCCGCTCGAACTCCACACCGACCTCAAAGGCGACGAGCTGGACGAGGAAGTGGTCGAACTGCTCGAACGCGTCGGGCTGGGTGCGGACTTCCTGTATCGGTACCCCCACCAGCTCTCGGGCGGACAGAAACAGCGCGTCGCCATCGCGCGCGCCATCGCCACCAACCCGGAGTTCGTCGTGCTCGACGAACCGACGAGCGCGCTGGACGTGAGCGTCCAGGCCCAGATCCTCAACCTGCTCAACCGTCTGCAGGACGAACTGGAACTCACGTACCTCTGTATCTCGCACGACCTCTCGGTCATCAGGCACCTGTCGGACCGGGTGTACGTGATGTATCTCGGCCGCATCGCCGAGAAAGCGAACAACGATGACCTGTTCGAGCGGGCGAAACACCCGTACACGGAGGCGCTCCTCTCCTCGAGCCCGTCCATCGAGTCCGACCAGACGATAGAGCTCGCCGGCGACGTCCCTGACCCGGAAGAGCCGCCGACCGGGTGCCGGTTCCACACCCGATGCCACAAGGCAGAGAAGTTCTGTGGCTGGAGCGGTCGGGACCTGTACAACCTCATCAAGCGGCGCAAAGAGCAACACGATGCCGTGGGCGCCATCTGGGAGGCACTCGACGACATCGAGAACGACGGATTCGACACGACGTTCAAGTTCAGCAAGTCGCCGGACGAGTTCCTCTCGCACCTTCGAGGTGAGACCGACGCGCTCGGACCGCACCAGCCCGTGCTGTTCGAGGCGATGACCGACCTCAGACAGAACGGAAACAGCGTCGACGTGTCGTTCACCCAGATCGATCCGCCGACGCTCACGGAGGACGACCCCGGACACGAGGTCTCCTGCTACCTCTACGACTGA
- a CDS encoding universal stress protein translates to MRKALVVVDAADGVDRIMREAAEHAVGVDGSLVLLHVTTDDEFEDNQDAMTEVTGMEGGTYDVSQASEGARQFADDLADKVLRNIDVEYETVGKVGNKFENIMQAAQDYDCDHIYMAGRKRSPSGKAIFGDTAQRVILNFDNPVTVLTRDQ, encoded by the coding sequence ATGCGCAAAGCACTGGTGGTAGTCGATGCGGCAGATGGCGTAGACCGAATCATGCGAGAAGCGGCCGAACACGCGGTCGGGGTCGACGGCTCGCTCGTCCTGTTGCACGTCACGACCGACGACGAGTTCGAGGACAACCAGGACGCGATGACAGAGGTCACCGGGATGGAAGGCGGTACGTACGACGTCTCACAGGCCTCGGAAGGCGCTCGACAGTTCGCCGACGACCTCGCGGACAAGGTGCTCCGGAACATCGACGTCGAGTACGAGACCGTCGGGAAGGTCGGTAACAAGTTCGAGAACATCATGCAGGCCGCGCAGGACTACGACTGCGACCACATCTACATGGCTGGGCGAAAGCGCTCGCCGAGTGGAAAGGCCATCTTCGGCGACACGGCACAGCGGGTCATCCTCAACTTCGACAACCCCGTGACCGTCCTGACGCGAGACCAGTAG
- a CDS encoding phytoene desaturase family protein produces MPTHDIVVAGGGHNSLTTAAYAARAGYDVAVVEANEVVGGNTRTQEHTVPGLKQDTCSTAHNLIQASPTLKEDELGLLSDYGLTYLHPDPVLTVPFDDGTSITMWQDREKTAEQFAKFSEADAEAYLQLLDDYKEVAPHYTRARYQAPKEGSVQDEIANAPNGDEWVRRSLESPKDIIERRFEHEKSRAFIAYLAALTVQPIERVGGGLRAFSLAYGRQKNSWVLPEGGSGELPRALMDCIEDHGGTIYAGHPVEEIEVTDGRATAVKTADGTRFEARDALVSTIHVKHLVKVLPDEAVPDDFRRGVENWKAGIAFFAAHFAVEEPPAYETEEGPQQCVAMGTASSVESLIEGSRAFHRGELPLDDPFILSLSPTIADETRRAEGLHSYKLVSELPYELARDESWDDIKEDVTEQLLDRVREFAPNLTEDKVVDVSIHSPVDYERLNPHCWHGTCHGGDYTPEQYGDRRPVKGYENYRGPVEGLYMTGACTWPGGSVSAAPGRNCAVALLEDLGPGIEAGIRSD; encoded by the coding sequence ATGCCAACACACGACATCGTAGTGGCCGGTGGTGGACACAACAGTCTGACGACCGCGGCGTACGCCGCTCGTGCTGGGTACGACGTCGCCGTCGTCGAGGCCAACGAGGTCGTCGGCGGGAACACTCGAACCCAGGAACACACCGTTCCGGGGCTGAAACAGGACACCTGCTCGACCGCCCACAACCTTATCCAGGCGAGTCCGACCCTCAAGGAGGACGAATTGGGGCTGTTGAGCGACTACGGGTTGACGTACCTGCACCCGGACCCGGTGCTGACGGTCCCGTTCGACGACGGGACAAGTATCACCATGTGGCAGGACCGGGAGAAGACGGCCGAGCAGTTCGCGAAGTTCTCCGAGGCCGACGCCGAGGCGTATCTCCAGTTGCTCGACGACTACAAGGAGGTCGCGCCACACTACACCCGCGCTCGATACCAGGCGCCAAAGGAGGGGAGCGTGCAGGACGAAATCGCGAACGCACCGAACGGCGACGAGTGGGTCCGCCGGAGTCTCGAGAGCCCGAAGGATATCATCGAGCGTCGCTTCGAGCACGAGAAGAGCCGGGCGTTCATCGCGTACCTGGCCGCACTGACCGTCCAGCCAATAGAACGTGTCGGCGGAGGCCTGCGGGCGTTCTCGCTGGCCTACGGCCGCCAGAAGAACTCCTGGGTCCTCCCCGAGGGCGGCTCCGGCGAACTTCCGCGGGCGCTGATGGACTGCATCGAGGACCACGGCGGGACGATATACGCCGGCCACCCGGTCGAGGAGATCGAGGTCACCGACGGCCGGGCGACGGCGGTGAAGACTGCAGACGGGACCCGCTTCGAGGCGCGCGACGCGCTCGTCTCGACCATCCACGTCAAACACCTGGTCAAGGTGCTCCCCGACGAGGCCGTCCCGGATGACTTCCGGCGGGGCGTCGAGAACTGGAAGGCCGGAATCGCTTTCTTCGCGGCCCACTTCGCTGTCGAGGAACCACCCGCGTACGAGACCGAAGAGGGCCCACAGCAGTGTGTGGCGATGGGGACTGCCAGCAGCGTCGAGAGTCTCATCGAAGGCAGTCGCGCGTTCCACCGCGGTGAACTGCCACTCGACGACCCCTTTATCCTCTCGCTTTCGCCTACTATCGCCGACGAGACCCGACGGGCGGAGGGACTCCACTCGTACAAGCTGGTGAGCGAACTGCCCTACGAGCTCGCGCGGGACGAGTCGTGGGACGATATCAAGGAGGACGTCACCGAGCAACTGCTCGACCGAGTCCGGGAGTTCGCGCCGAACCTCACGGAGGACAAGGTCGTCGACGTCAGTATCCACTCGCCGGTCGACTACGAGCGGTTGAACCCCCACTGCTGGCACGGGACCTGCCACGGCGGCGACTACACGCCCGAGCAGTACGGTGACCGCCGCCCAGTGAAGGGGTACGAGAACTATCGCGGGCCGGTCGAGGGGCTCTACATGACCGGTGCCTGCACGTGGCCGGGCGGCAGTGTGAGTGCCGCTCCGGGTCGGAACTGCGCGGTTGCACTCTTAGAAGACCTCGGCCCCGGTATCGAGGCCGGCATCCGCTCCGACTGA
- a CDS encoding fumarylacetoacetate hydrolase family protein — translation MRKARFMDPAGTVRTGEWDDGEITFSGETYDADEVTVLPPVEPSKIVCVGLNYSDHAEETDSDVPDRPLLFLKTPNTLSHHSAEVTLPPEKERIDHEAELGVVIGEQCRHVQPDDAMDVVAGFTCVNDISNRDDQRNEQNWVRGKSFDNAAPIGPVVADPEHVADDAAIELRVNGETKQESTIDNLIFGIEELIAEVTSLITLEEGDVIATGTPAGVSPLSDGDTVEVEIEGIGVLEHDVVASEFEGTVEHDFMPDQ, via the coding sequence ATGCGAAAAGCACGATTCATGGACCCCGCGGGTACAGTCCGAACCGGCGAGTGGGACGACGGCGAAATCACCTTCAGCGGCGAGACGTACGACGCTGACGAGGTCACTGTCCTGCCTCCCGTCGAACCGTCGAAGATCGTCTGTGTCGGCCTCAACTACTCGGACCACGCCGAAGAGACAGACTCCGACGTTCCGGACCGGCCGCTCCTGTTCCTGAAGACACCCAACACGCTCTCGCACCACAGCGCGGAGGTCACGCTTCCGCCAGAGAAGGAGCGAATCGACCACGAAGCGGAGCTCGGCGTGGTCATCGGTGAACAGTGCCGGCACGTCCAGCCCGACGACGCGATGGACGTCGTCGCCGGATTCACCTGCGTCAACGACATCTCGAACCGTGACGACCAGCGGAACGAGCAGAACTGGGTCCGAGGGAAGTCCTTCGACAACGCGGCGCCCATCGGCCCCGTGGTCGCAGACCCGGAGCACGTCGCTGACGACGCGGCCATCGAGCTCCGCGTGAACGGCGAGACCAAGCAGGAGTCGACTATCGACAACCTCATCTTCGGCATCGAGGAGCTCATCGCCGAAGTGACGTCGCTCATCACGCTCGAAGAGGGCGACGTCATCGCGACGGGGACGCCCGCCGGCGTCAGCCCTCTCTCGGACGGCGACACCGTCGAAGTCGAGATCGAGGGCATCGGCGTGCTCGAACACGACGTCGTCGCGAGCGAGTTCGAGGGGACCGTCGAACACGACTTCATGCCGGACCAGTAA
- a CDS encoding OsmC family protein, producing the protein MVEYSEDYHASATATDDGDSWETESRGDFEVGIPPEFGGDFDGPAPENYYAVALTNCFVATFKVIAGNSDVAFERLEADGRLQLRPKDGTTVVESFHLDVDLYVTDPDKKAEILLERTQNHCFILDSVDFDVDVTPSVVSA; encoded by the coding sequence ATGGTCGAATATTCGGAGGATTACCACGCGAGCGCGACAGCGACCGACGACGGGGACAGCTGGGAGACCGAGTCCCGTGGGGACTTCGAGGTGGGTATCCCACCGGAGTTCGGCGGCGACTTCGACGGCCCTGCGCCGGAGAACTACTACGCCGTCGCGCTGACGAACTGCTTCGTGGCGACGTTCAAAGTGATCGCCGGGAACTCGGACGTCGCCTTCGAGCGCCTCGAGGCCGACGGACGGCTGCAACTCCGGCCGAAGGACGGTACCACAGTCGTGGAATCGTTCCACCTCGACGTCGACCTCTACGTGACCGACCCGGACAAGAAAGCCGAGATACTACTCGAGCGGACGCAGAACCACTGCTTCATCCTCGACTCCGTCGATTTCGACGTCGACGTCACCCCGTCTGTCGTCTCCGCGTGA
- a CDS encoding LVIVD repeat-containing protein, producing MVGEPIEQRGVSFVGFHDLDGRPAFKIAQQVVGDRRYLYLADFWTSGWSILDVTDPTDPEFVRHIEGPKNTFTLQVQVADGLMVTSLESPRIRDPVNTTEYGLPDYDPADPYEAGAYVWDVESDPTDPTLLGQYELDGDGTHRNFYTGGDYMYMCAGLDGFEGKCLTVVDISDPTKPEEVAQWWWPGQAPHETADERYYAHGPAYRRGDRLYLSYGSVGALILDISDETDPELLGRLDFGDFGSWLGTHSAIPVPGRDLMVVNTEAINEGTPFEREGGEPVNYVVLVDISEVEDPHFDGKRQVGPRIVSSFPLPTPESDAPYDSYYERPGRFGPHNQHHARGESARLQTDEYVVMSYFNAGLRLFDISDPLQPSEVGHYVAANPESRVGTPRPGTGLVSTFEDVVVDDRGYIYCTDPQQGLFVLESEYF from the coding sequence ATGGTAGGCGAACCGATCGAACAGCGCGGAGTGTCGTTCGTGGGGTTCCACGACCTCGACGGCCGACCGGCGTTCAAAATCGCACAGCAGGTCGTCGGCGACCGACGGTACCTCTATCTGGCCGACTTCTGGACCAGCGGCTGGTCGATTCTCGACGTGACCGACCCGACGGACCCGGAATTTGTCCGGCACATCGAGGGGCCGAAGAACACCTTCACGCTGCAGGTCCAGGTGGCCGACGGGTTGATGGTGACGTCGCTCGAATCGCCGCGGATTCGCGACCCCGTCAATACGACGGAGTACGGACTGCCGGACTACGACCCCGCAGACCCCTACGAGGCAGGGGCCTACGTGTGGGACGTCGAGTCTGACCCGACTGACCCGACGCTCCTCGGACAGTACGAACTCGACGGGGACGGGACCCATCGGAATTTCTACACCGGCGGGGACTACATGTACATGTGTGCCGGCCTCGACGGGTTCGAGGGGAAGTGTCTCACCGTCGTCGACATCTCGGACCCGACCAAGCCCGAGGAGGTCGCGCAGTGGTGGTGGCCAGGACAGGCGCCACACGAGACGGCCGACGAGCGCTACTACGCCCACGGTCCCGCCTACCGTCGCGGTGACCGGCTCTATCTGAGTTACGGCAGCGTCGGGGCACTGATTCTCGACATCTCTGACGAGACCGACCCCGAGTTGCTCGGGCGGCTCGACTTCGGCGACTTCGGAAGCTGGCTCGGGACGCACTCCGCGATTCCAGTCCCGGGCCGGGACCTCATGGTCGTCAACACCGAGGCGATCAACGAGGGGACGCCGTTCGAGCGCGAGGGCGGTGAACCGGTGAACTACGTCGTCCTCGTGGACATCTCCGAGGTCGAGGACCCGCACTTCGACGGGAAGCGTCAGGTCGGGCCGAGAATCGTCAGTTCGTTCCCGCTACCGACGCCTGAGTCGGACGCGCCCTACGACTCGTACTACGAGCGCCCCGGTCGCTTCGGACCCCACAACCAGCACCACGCCCGCGGTGAGTCGGCCCGATTGCAGACAGACGAGTACGTCGTCATGTCCTACTTCAACGCCGGCCTCCGGCTGTTCGACATCTCGGACCCGCTCCAGCCGTCCGAGGTCGGTCACTACGTCGCAGCAAACCCCGAGTCGCGCGTCGGCACGCCGCGACCGGGGACGGGACTCGTCTCGACATTCGAGGACGTCGTGGTCGACGACCGCGGCTACATCTACTGTACGGACCCCCAGCAGGGGCTGTTCGTGCTGGAATCGGAGTACTTCTGA
- a CDS encoding ABC transporter permease, which produces MEIKDYAIRRLIIFVPTIILISIVTFALTRIAGSPIAMYASRLSSQEQIETLRELYHLNDPLYVQYFYWVQGVLRGDLGWSSAAGSPVLDAMITRAAASFELALVGIVFALAISLTLGTLAGRYSDTWVDHISRGLAVGGMSTPQFWAALLLIFFGYVTLGLFPIGRATTEIWTSIPHPTGFYVLDAIIAMNVAALQDALWHLILPALVIGYAESAVITRHLRSEIIEKKDEEYVNAARSRGLREGTVFAKHIRRNALIPTITVAGLSFIFLMRGIIVVELVFGWPGLGNWVAQAATSGDFASIMGFILLISFVTLSLNLSVDVLYAYLDPRIELGE; this is translated from the coding sequence ATGGAGATAAAAGACTACGCGATACGGAGGCTGATTATCTTCGTCCCGACGATCATCCTCATCAGTATCGTGACCTTCGCGCTGACCCGGATCGCAGGGTCGCCGATTGCCATGTACGCGTCCCGGCTCAGCTCACAGGAGCAGATCGAGACGCTCCGAGAGCTGTACCACCTCAACGATCCGCTGTACGTCCAGTACTTCTACTGGGTACAGGGCGTACTCCGCGGTGATCTGGGCTGGTCGAGCGCCGCCGGGTCGCCGGTGCTCGACGCGATGATCACCCGGGCGGCGGCCAGCTTCGAACTGGCCCTCGTCGGAATCGTCTTCGCGCTGGCGATCAGCCTGACGCTGGGCACCCTCGCCGGCCGCTACTCCGACACGTGGGTCGACCACATCTCGCGCGGGCTGGCGGTCGGTGGGATGTCGACGCCCCAGTTCTGGGCCGCGCTGCTCCTGATCTTCTTCGGCTACGTCACGCTCGGCCTGTTCCCCATCGGCCGGGCGACGACGGAGATCTGGACCAGCATCCCCCACCCGACGGGGTTCTACGTCCTCGACGCGATAATCGCGATGAACGTCGCGGCGCTTCAGGACGCGCTGTGGCACCTCATACTCCCGGCGCTCGTCATCGGGTACGCGGAGTCCGCCGTGATCACCCGTCACCTCCGGTCTGAAATCATCGAGAAGAAAGACGAGGAGTACGTCAACGCGGCTCGGTCGCGCGGCCTCCGCGAGGGGACCGTGTTCGCGAAGCACATCCGCCGCAACGCGTTGATTCCGACGATAACCGTCGCCGGCCTCAGCTTCATCTTCCTGATGCGGGGGATCATCGTCGTCGAGCTGGTCTTCGGTTGGCCTGGACTCGGCAACTGGGTGGCGCAGGCCGCTACCTCCGGGGACTTCGCGTCGATTATGGGGTTCATCCTGTTGATATCCTTCGTCACGCTATCGTTGAACCTCTCTGTGGACGTACTGTACGCATACCTCGACCCGCGGATCGAATTAGGTGAGTAA
- a CDS encoding NAD(P)-dependent oxidoreductase, producing the protein MDSDKTVLVSTPMFGRYSEASKQLLRDCGCEFVELSRDEAADRDVLFDHLEDVNAWIVGYTEIDEAVFDRAPNLEIIAKHGTGVDNIDLDVAEERDVVVANAPGANANGVAELVVLHMLNYYRDLVAGDATVRDRQWGGDIGRELAEKTIGIIGLGEIGQTVVKRTQGFDLTYLSHDMADRSAFEEEYGVEDVADLDDLLSRSDFVTVHLPLTEGTRGLIGESELEAMNSDACIINTARGGIVDEAALADALAADEIGGAALDVLESEPPSAGEPYDTLLSDDRVTFTPHIGGKTEEAMGEISSLTARNIRNVFEGDEPVHRVR; encoded by the coding sequence ATGGATTCAGACAAGACTGTACTCGTCTCGACGCCGATGTTCGGACGGTACTCTGAAGCGAGCAAGCAGCTCCTCCGCGACTGCGGCTGTGAGTTCGTCGAGTTGAGCCGTGACGAAGCCGCCGACAGAGACGTCCTGTTCGACCACCTCGAGGACGTCAACGCGTGGATCGTCGGCTACACCGAGATCGACGAGGCGGTGTTCGACCGCGCGCCGAACCTCGAGATTATCGCCAAGCACGGAACCGGCGTGGACAACATCGACCTCGACGTCGCAGAGGAGCGCGACGTCGTCGTCGCCAACGCACCGGGGGCGAACGCCAACGGCGTCGCCGAACTCGTCGTCCTGCACATGCTCAACTACTACCGGGACCTCGTTGCCGGCGATGCCACTGTCAGAGACCGGCAGTGGGGCGGCGACATCGGCCGCGAGCTCGCCGAGAAGACTATCGGTATCATCGGGCTCGGGGAGATCGGCCAGACGGTCGTGAAACGGACCCAGGGGTTCGACCTCACCTATCTGTCCCACGACATGGCCGACCGTTCGGCGTTCGAGGAGGAGTACGGGGTCGAGGACGTGGCCGACCTCGACGACCTCCTGTCGCGCTCTGACTTCGTCACGGTGCACCTCCCGCTTACGGAGGGGACGCGCGGCCTCATCGGCGAGTCGGAGCTGGAAGCGATGAATTCTGACGCCTGCATCATCAACACCGCGCGCGGTGGCATCGTCGACGAAGCCGCCCTGGCCGACGCGCTCGCGGCCGACGAGATTGGCGGCGCCGCGCTCGACGTGCTCGAGTCGGAACCACCGTCTGCCGGGGAGCCGTACGACACGCTGCTCTCGGACGACCGGGTGACGTTCACGCCGCACATCGGTGGAAAGACCGAGGAAGCGATGGGAGAGATCAGTTCGCTCACCGCTCGCAACATCCGGAACGTCTTCGAAGGCGACGAACCGGTCCACCGCGTCAGGTAA